One Mailhella massiliensis DNA segment encodes these proteins:
- a CDS encoding amidohydrolase family protein yields MKIIDFRFRPPYKDFLKEGQTIYDPKFALPFAAQYGAKLPPSAMEKSMELACKEMDENSIVKAVVPIRVCQGGDNRNMADLFTLYPDRFIGMAGLPTQYDGAVRDSLDFIDEFILEGPYHGAFMEPGFGYNGSFGEHRGAHFADDEVLFPIYEKCRNHGIPLLISYGGFTAPDHSYNDPIHIDHVAAAFPDLTIILAHGCWPYAAEACFMAMLRKNVYLSPDLYMINSPGQYDYTMGANYRLRDKILFGTAYPVIELDRAVNHYRSILREEVQEDVFYNNAVRALGLKD; encoded by the coding sequence ATGAAGATCATCGATTTCCGTTTCCGTCCCCCGTACAAGGATTTCCTCAAGGAAGGTCAGACCATCTACGATCCGAAGTTCGCCCTGCCCTTCGCCGCGCAGTACGGCGCAAAACTTCCGCCTTCCGCCATGGAAAAGTCCATGGAGCTTGCCTGCAAGGAAATGGACGAGAACAGCATCGTGAAGGCCGTTGTTCCCATCCGCGTCTGCCAGGGAGGTGACAACAGGAACATGGCCGATCTGTTCACCCTGTATCCCGACCGCTTCATCGGCATGGCCGGTCTGCCCACGCAGTACGACGGCGCCGTGCGGGATTCTCTGGACTTCATCGACGAATTCATTCTCGAAGGCCCCTATCACGGCGCCTTCATGGAGCCGGGCTTCGGATACAACGGCAGCTTCGGCGAACACCGGGGCGCGCACTTCGCCGACGATGAAGTGCTCTTCCCCATTTATGAGAAATGCCGGAACCACGGCATTCCGCTGCTCATTTCCTACGGCGGCTTCACCGCGCCCGACCACAGCTACAACGACCCCATACACATCGACCATGTGGCGGCCGCCTTCCCCGACCTGACCATCATCCTCGCCCACGGCTGCTGGCCCTATGCGGCGGAGGCGTGCTTCATGGCCATGCTCAGGAAAAACGTCTATCTTTCCCCCGACCTGTACATGATCAATTCCCCCGGTCAGTACGATTACACCATGGGAGCAAACTACAGGCTGCGCGACAAAATTCTTTTCGGCACGGCCTACCCCGTCATTGAACTCGACAGGGCCGTCAATCATTACAGGAGCATCCTGCGTGAAGAGGTGCAGGAAGACGTGTTCTACAACAACGCCGTCCGCGCCCTCGGCCTGAAGGACTGA
- a CDS encoding TRAP transporter small permease, whose translation MWSFLNARFEELLGALLLAVMACISFINVIVRYCTNFSFSSSEELTVNLFVWSVLLGTSRAFREGGNFSMNLLYDAMPRPVRKLLYVFSVVCCIAFFAALCWQGTIEVMDEIELNVVSESLAIPVWLYTIATPLFSALIIVRILQKVWEDFRARNY comes from the coding sequence ATGTGGAGCTTTCTGAACGCCCGCTTCGAGGAACTGCTCGGAGCCTTGCTTCTGGCCGTGATGGCGTGCATCTCGTTCATCAACGTGATCGTGCGCTACTGCACCAACTTTTCCTTTTCCTCTTCGGAAGAACTGACCGTCAACCTTTTTGTATGGAGCGTTCTTCTGGGCACGTCGCGCGCCTTCCGCGAAGGCGGCAACTTCAGCATGAACCTGCTGTACGACGCCATGCCCCGCCCCGTGAGGAAGCTCCTTTATGTGTTCAGCGTCGTGTGCTGCATCGCCTTCTTCGCCGCGCTCTGCTGGCAGGGAACCATTGAAGTGATGGACGAGATCGAACTCAACGTGGTTTCCGAATCCCTGGCCATTCCGGTATGGCTCTACACCATTGCCACGCCGCTTTTTTCCGCCCTCATCATCGTGCGCATTCTCCAGAAGGTCTGGGAAGATTTCCGCGCCAGGAACTACTAG
- a CDS encoding type III secretion system chaperone: MHRILDELTTEYASAAGCACERKEEESHVVLLVEGVRVHVGFLESSGMMLFHTAVATLPPKGEGREELFMKLLGADNLFSGTRGFTLGVDEARQLVTLQLAWDAFHLDGKSFARIVNNLLSVAVEWMIRLEEWRPSPPEGGEERSFMMNFLKV; encoded by the coding sequence ATGCACAGAATACTTGACGAACTGACAACGGAGTATGCATCCGCCGCCGGCTGCGCCTGCGAAAGGAAGGAAGAGGAGTCCCATGTTGTTCTTCTGGTGGAAGGCGTGCGCGTGCATGTCGGGTTCCTGGAATCTTCCGGCATGATGCTGTTTCACACGGCCGTGGCCACGCTTCCTCCGAAGGGAGAGGGGAGGGAGGAGCTCTTCATGAAGCTCCTCGGCGCGGACAATCTTTTCAGCGGGACCAGGGGCTTCACTTTGGGGGTGGACGAGGCTCGGCAGCTCGTCACGCTTCAGCTTGCCTGGGATGCCTTTCATCTGGATGGGAAAAGCTTTGCGCGCATAGTGAACAATCTGCTTTCCGTGGCTGTGGAATGGATGATCCGTCTGGAGGAATGGCGGCCCTCTCCGCCCGAAGGGGGAGAGGAAAGATCGTTCATGATGAACTTTCTGAAAGTCTGA
- a CDS encoding AEC family transporter, with protein MLAAIVAALALGLALNLAGVSRPAAFGVLSSAAMLAGTVCFLLSIGMGLRLSRMACHAKESAAVSLIKFVLVPVLITSLAMLAGLGGMEDGMPLKVVAILSAMPVAMNALIPPSLFDLDLDLANACWVFTTLELVVVLPIIILILPLL; from the coding sequence GTGCTCGCGGCCATCGTCGCCGCGCTGGCGCTGGGGCTTGCGCTCAATCTCGCCGGGGTATCCCGCCCGGCCGCCTTCGGCGTCCTTTCCTCCGCCGCCATGCTTGCGGGCACGGTGTGCTTTCTGCTGTCCATAGGCATGGGGCTGCGCCTTTCGCGCATGGCCTGCCATGCGAAGGAATCGGCGGCCGTTTCCCTCATCAAATTCGTGCTCGTTCCGGTGCTCATCACCTCGCTGGCCATGCTTGCGGGGCTGGGCGGCATGGAAGACGGCATGCCCCTCAAGGTGGTCGCCATTCTTTCCGCCATGCCCGTGGCCATGAACGCGCTCATTCCCCCGTCCCTGTTCGACCTGGACCTGGACCTGGCCAATGCCTGCTGGGTGTTCACCACGCTGGAACTTGTCGTGGTGCTGCCCATCATTATTCTCATTCTGCCGCTGCTGTAG
- a CDS encoding PfkB family carbohydrate kinase encodes MLLSTIVKSYAKVRVLCVGDVMLDHFLYGKVERISPEAPVPVFNFQSEKRMLGGAGNVVANLHSLGCSADLLCFIGSDSAGREVRALLDEVCEHALPVEVPGFPTIEKTRVIAGNSHLLRIDNERRFDCAADTGGLLGPELDERIRAADIVLLSDYAKGMLSPERCRRIIDACKNAGRPVIIDPKGDDYSKYARATVVKPNLKEFNQATGMNCSPADPDFEEKLREGAKKLFERHGIENLLVTLSEHGMAFVSAKRPDEVFQIPTEAREVFDVSGAGDTSLAAFGASLATGADIQDAMKLANIASGVAVGKLGTSCVTAAEILDALSRRRSASGPGWKQKRKIISRREAADMAAQCREQGKKVGFTNGCFDLLHQGHLHSLMQARQECDVLVVGLNTDASIKRLKGPERPVQDEKTRALLLASLEFVDYVVMFDDDTALPLVDAIRPDLILKEGYTIDRWPEAQFVESYGGKAVTLSRLEGYSTTNTIRRMKG; translated from the coding sequence ATGCTGCTTTCAACCATAGTCAAGTCATATGCCAAGGTCAGGGTGCTCTGCGTGGGCGACGTGATGCTCGACCATTTCCTGTACGGAAAAGTGGAACGCATTTCCCCCGAAGCGCCGGTTCCCGTGTTCAACTTCCAGAGCGAGAAAAGAATGCTCGGCGGCGCGGGAAACGTGGTGGCCAACCTGCACAGCCTGGGCTGCTCGGCCGACCTTCTCTGCTTCATCGGAAGCGACTCCGCGGGCCGCGAGGTGCGCGCCCTGCTGGATGAGGTGTGCGAACACGCCCTGCCCGTGGAGGTGCCGGGCTTCCCCACCATTGAGAAAACCCGCGTCATTGCGGGCAACAGCCACCTTCTGCGCATCGACAACGAACGCCGCTTCGACTGCGCCGCCGATACCGGCGGACTGCTCGGCCCGGAACTGGATGAACGCATCCGTGCGGCGGACATCGTGCTTCTTTCCGACTACGCCAAGGGCATGCTTTCGCCGGAACGCTGCCGCCGCATCATCGACGCCTGCAAAAACGCGGGCAGGCCCGTCATCATCGACCCCAAGGGCGACGATTATTCCAAGTATGCCCGCGCCACCGTAGTCAAGCCCAACCTCAAGGAATTCAATCAGGCCACGGGCATGAACTGCAGCCCCGCCGATCCGGATTTTGAAGAAAAGCTCCGCGAAGGCGCGAAAAAGCTCTTTGAACGCCACGGCATAGAAAACCTGCTCGTCACGCTGAGCGAACACGGCATGGCCTTTGTTTCGGCAAAACGCCCGGACGAAGTGTTCCAGATTCCCACCGAGGCGCGGGAAGTGTTCGACGTTTCCGGCGCGGGCGACACCTCGCTTGCGGCCTTCGGCGCATCGCTTGCCACAGGCGCGGACATTCAGGACGCCATGAAGCTTGCCAACATCGCTTCCGGCGTGGCCGTGGGCAAGCTCGGCACCTCGTGCGTGACGGCGGCGGAAATACTCGACGCGCTCTCCCGCCGCCGCAGCGCCTCCGGCCCGGGCTGGAAGCAGAAAAGAAAGATCATCAGCCGCCGCGAAGCCGCCGACATGGCCGCCCAGTGCCGCGAACAGGGTAAAAAGGTGGGCTTTACCAACGGCTGCTTCGACCTGCTGCATCAGGGCCACCTGCATTCTCTCATGCAGGCGCGGCAGGAATGCGACGTGCTTGTGGTGGGCCTCAATACCGACGCCTCCATCAAAAGGCTCAAAGGCCCGGAACGCCCCGTTCAGGACGAAAAGACCCGCGCCCTGCTGCTGGCCTCGCTGGAATTCGTGGACTATGTGGTCATGTTCGACGACGACACCGCCCTGCCTCTGGTGGACGCCATACGCCCCGACCTCATTCTGAAGGAGGGCTATACCATCGACCGCTGGCCCGAGGCGCAGTTCGTGGAAAGCTACGGCGGAAAGGCCGTCACCCTCTCGAGGCTGGAAGGCTATTCCACCACGAACACCATACGGCGCATGAAGGGGTAA
- a CDS encoding LysR family transcriptional regulator, with amino-acid sequence MNFNQLAYFVEIIRCGSINRAARKLDVNPSTLLSGVNGLENEMGCSLLVRSRHGAQATREGEEFFEDCLKVLNLQEKWNFLKFSTLGRKKINVQTIPVIYHSLFSEVLSSVLEKNGDYVLNVREHNIFEIESCIGDRDFSLAVSSYLKEDMTYISSLVESFHYDMDILGEDEYRVVVRKGHPLARKRKVGLKDLEAYSVVDSFNKTNFKFGLQNIFTSVRNTYINEKIFQIDFISRTDCFGLMPSVIRYNDVVKYRDMKLLKLDGEYSPLVYIVIYPSADRITREEREVVDAIKECFAKRLSA; translated from the coding sequence ATGAACTTCAATCAGCTTGCATATTTTGTGGAGATCATCCGCTGCGGCTCCATCAACAGGGCGGCAAGAAAGCTGGATGTCAATCCCTCCACCCTCCTGTCGGGCGTCAACGGCCTTGAGAATGAAATGGGCTGTTCTCTGCTTGTGCGCTCCAGGCACGGCGCACAGGCGACCAGAGAAGGGGAGGAGTTCTTTGAAGACTGCCTCAAGGTGCTGAACCTTCAGGAAAAATGGAATTTTCTGAAGTTCAGCACGCTGGGAAGAAAAAAAATCAACGTACAGACGATTCCCGTCATCTATCATTCCCTGTTTTCCGAAGTGCTTTCCTCCGTGCTGGAAAAAAACGGCGACTATGTTCTGAACGTCAGGGAACACAATATCTTTGAAATAGAAAGCTGCATCGGCGACAGGGATTTTTCCCTTGCCGTAAGCTCCTACCTCAAGGAAGACATGACGTATATTTCTTCCCTGGTGGAAAGCTTTCACTACGACATGGATATTCTCGGCGAGGACGAATACAGGGTTGTCGTAAGAAAGGGGCATCCTCTTGCACGGAAAAGAAAGGTCGGCCTGAAAGACCTGGAAGCATACAGCGTGGTCGACAGTTTCAACAAGACCAACTTCAAGTTCGGCCTGCAGAATATCTTTACCTCCGTGCGGAATACCTACATCAACGAAAAGATATTTCAGATCGACTTCATATCGAGGACGGACTGTTTCGGCCTCATGCCCTCCGTCATACGGTACAACGACGTGGTGAAGTACCGTGACATGAAGCTGTTGAAGCTGGACGGGGAATACAGCCCGCTTGTCTATATCGTCATTTATCCTTCTGCGGACAGAATAACGCGGGAGGAAAGGGAAGTGGTGGACGCCATTAAAGAGTGCTTTGCCAAGAGGCTTTCCGCCTAG
- a CDS encoding TRAP transporter large permease: MDMELFKDPAFWLLISFAVPLIFRVPIAISLGVSALLVGWWWDMGVDMLSYNFFAGVAKVPLLAIPFFILAGFIMERAGIAARIVLLVETIVGNMTGGLAVATVGVATFWGAVSGSGPATVAALGLILIPAMVKSGYDKPFAAATVSVTSGLAIVIPPSIAFIVYGGIADVSVPALFAAGFIPGVVVAAFLMISVLITSRKKGYRGSPRTMPVSKALREAFWGVMTPVVILGGIYGGVFTPTEAAAVAIFYGLFVGVFIYRTINKFSILVEVLVESVKSTAVIMFVVTCAGLYAWVASTVGLVERGAAVLLSLSDNPTILLLLINVILFIAGMLLDAISIYYVLLPFLLPIMAHFGWDPVWFGVMMTINLALGQVTPPVAVNLYVGAKISNLTMEEITPPVLPMLGAATIALIVIMLFPDITLFLPRLLGM; encoded by the coding sequence ATGGATATGGAACTTTTCAAAGACCCGGCATTCTGGCTTCTCATTTCCTTCGCCGTCCCGCTCATCTTCCGCGTGCCCATCGCCATTTCCCTGGGCGTTTCCGCCCTGCTCGTGGGCTGGTGGTGGGATATGGGCGTGGACATGCTCTCCTACAACTTCTTCGCGGGCGTGGCCAAGGTGCCGCTGCTCGCCATTCCCTTCTTCATTCTCGCCGGCTTCATCATGGAACGCGCAGGCATTGCCGCCCGCATCGTTCTTCTGGTGGAAACCATCGTGGGCAACATGACCGGCGGCCTCGCCGTGGCCACCGTGGGCGTGGCCACCTTCTGGGGCGCGGTTTCCGGCTCCGGCCCGGCCACCGTGGCGGCGCTCGGCCTCATCCTCATTCCCGCCATGGTGAAAAGCGGCTACGACAAGCCCTTTGCCGCGGCCACCGTTTCCGTCACCTCGGGCCTTGCCATCGTCATTCCGCCGAGCATCGCCTTCATCGTGTACGGCGGCATTGCCGACGTGTCCGTGCCCGCGCTCTTTGCCGCAGGCTTCATTCCCGGCGTGGTGGTGGCCGCCTTCCTCATGATTTCCGTGCTCATCACCTCCCGCAAGAAGGGCTACCGCGGCAGCCCCCGCACCATGCCCGTTTCCAAGGCCCTGCGCGAGGCCTTCTGGGGCGTGATGACCCCCGTGGTCATTCTGGGCGGCATTTACGGCGGCGTGTTCACCCCCACCGAAGCCGCAGCCGTGGCCATTTTCTACGGGCTCTTCGTGGGCGTGTTCATCTACCGCACCATCAACAAATTCTCCATTCTCGTGGAAGTGCTGGTGGAATCGGTGAAATCCACGGCCGTCATCATGTTCGTGGTCACCTGCGCCGGGCTGTATGCCTGGGTGGCCAGCACCGTGGGGCTGGTGGAACGCGGCGCGGCCGTGCTGCTTTCCCTTTCCGACAACCCCACCATTCTGCTGCTGCTCATCAACGTCATTCTCTTCATCGCGGGTATGCTGCTGGACGCCATTTCCATCTACTATGTGCTGCTGCCCTTCCTGCTGCCCATCATGGCCCACTTCGGCTGGGACCCGGTGTGGTTCGGCGTGATGATGACCATCAACCTCGCCCTCGGTCAGGTGACTCCCCCCGTGGCCGTGAACCTGTATGTGGGCGCGAAGATAAGCAACCTCACCATGGAAGAAATCACCCCGCCGGTGCTGCCCATGCTCGGAGCCGCCACCATCGCGCTCATCGTCATCATGCTCTTCCCCGACATCACCCTGTTCCTGCCGCGCCTGCTCGGCATGTAA
- the yedF gene encoding sulfurtransferase-like selenium metabolism protein YedF: MSEVLDCRGLACPEPVLRTRALVEKKPGAVEVLVDNAPASENVSRFLAKSGYAPQVEKRGDSLWAVIAARAGASCAAAEEVIAQAGEEEPCRTLVFLSSDVVGSGSDELGAKLMNNFLATLPEMGRNLWRIVMVNGGVRLASTPGPALDALKKLESAGVSILVCGTCLDYYHLLEQKQVGETTNMLDIVTSLDLADKVIRV; the protein is encoded by the coding sequence ATGTCGGAAGTTCTGGATTGCCGGGGCCTGGCGTGCCCGGAACCGGTGCTGCGTACCCGCGCGCTGGTGGAAAAGAAGCCCGGGGCCGTGGAAGTGCTGGTGGACAACGCCCCCGCCTCGGAAAACGTGAGCCGTTTTCTGGCAAAGAGCGGCTATGCCCCGCAGGTGGAGAAGCGCGGGGATTCCCTGTGGGCCGTCATTGCCGCCCGGGCGGGCGCAAGCTGCGCCGCTGCGGAGGAAGTCATCGCGCAGGCGGGGGAGGAAGAGCCCTGCCGTACGCTGGTGTTTCTGAGTTCCGACGTGGTGGGCAGCGGCAGCGACGAGCTCGGCGCAAAGCTCATGAACAACTTCCTTGCCACGCTCCCGGAAATGGGGCGGAACCTGTGGCGCATCGTCATGGTCAACGGCGGCGTGCGCCTGGCCTCCACCCCCGGCCCTGCGCTGGACGCCCTGAAGAAGCTCGAAAGCGCGGGCGTGAGCATACTCGTGTGCGGAACGTGCCTGGATTATTATCATCTTCTTGAACAGAAGCAGGTGGGCGAAACCACCAACATGCTGGATATCGTGACCAGCCTCGACCTTGCGGACAAGGTCATACGCGTCTGA
- a CDS encoding SLC13 family permease: MDNDNAMTKTQLMQWGLLIVACILLLSIPNGEFYTPKTAMFLAISVFCIGLVCFGLVNIYVPAFLMPAAYVISGVADWQAAMSGWTNSLPGIIFSAFIISAALERCGLIRRMAYFAVMKTGGSYAKLCFAILIVGWIASLMTSCNAHMIMIIIAVGICKALGFEKFDLRSAGLFMAVALGTISSEQWQYYPSPMSVLGPALMRVDPSAQIRWLDNIIYCWPMALYSALYLAVVIRFFVPKSRPVNLDSIRRDYESLGPWSRAEKKMALLMAAFVILLVSSTWTGMDIFIPFLLISVVLFFPGIRLAGEEEVHKVPYAMIVLISSCMSMGAIANSLGISGALSSSLLPVFRELGTWPAVAALWSIIAGLNVILTPIAIYSAFGETFMMLFQQIGINPHSIVFLSVMGGDAIFLPHEHMFYLVIFSFGMISMKTFIKLPFHLACILLIQLPYWKIIGFI; encoded by the coding sequence ATGGATAACGACAACGCCATGACAAAAACGCAGCTCATGCAGTGGGGGCTGCTCATCGTCGCCTGCATTCTGCTTCTCTCCATTCCCAACGGAGAATTCTATACCCCGAAAACGGCCATGTTTCTGGCCATTTCCGTTTTCTGCATCGGGCTTGTATGCTTCGGCCTCGTCAACATCTACGTTCCCGCCTTTCTCATGCCCGCCGCCTATGTGATATCCGGCGTGGCCGACTGGCAGGCCGCCATGTCGGGCTGGACCAATTCGCTGCCGGGCATCATCTTCTCGGCGTTCATCATTTCCGCCGCGCTGGAACGCTGCGGACTCATACGCCGTATGGCCTATTTTGCCGTGATGAAAACCGGCGGCAGCTACGCAAAGCTGTGCTTCGCCATTCTCATCGTAGGCTGGATAGCCTCGCTGATGACGTCCTGCAACGCCCACATGATCATGATCATCATTGCCGTGGGCATCTGCAAGGCTCTCGGTTTTGAAAAGTTCGACCTCCGCTCCGCCGGACTCTTCATGGCCGTTGCCCTCGGTACCATTTCCTCCGAACAGTGGCAGTATTACCCAAGCCCCATGAGCGTGCTCGGCCCGGCGCTCATGCGCGTCGATCCCTCCGCGCAGATACGCTGGCTGGACAACATCATCTACTGCTGGCCCATGGCGCTGTACAGCGCCCTCTATCTTGCGGTGGTCATCAGATTCTTCGTGCCCAAAAGCCGGCCGGTGAACCTCGACTCCATCCGCAGGGACTACGAAAGCCTCGGCCCGTGGAGCCGGGCGGAAAAAAAGATGGCCCTGCTCATGGCGGCCTTCGTCATTCTGCTCGTCAGCTCCACATGGACGGGCATGGATATCTTCATTCCCTTCCTGCTGATTTCCGTCGTCCTGTTCTTCCCCGGAATACGGCTGGCGGGCGAAGAGGAGGTGCATAAAGTGCCCTATGCCATGATCGTGCTCATCAGCTCCTGCATGTCCATGGGGGCCATCGCCAATTCCCTCGGCATTTCCGGCGCGCTCAGTTCCTCCCTGCTGCCCGTGTTCCGGGAACTCGGCACCTGGCCCGCCGTGGCCGCGCTCTGGAGCATCATCGCCGGGCTGAACGTCATCCTCACCCCCATCGCCATCTATTCCGCCTTCGGCGAAACCTTCATGATGCTGTTCCAGCAGATAGGCATCAACCCCCACAGCATCGTTTTCCTGTCCGTCATGGGAGGCGACGCCATCTTCCTTCCCCATGAGCACATGTTCTATCTGGTGATCTTCAGCTTCGGCATGATAAGCATGAAAACCTTCATCAAGCTGCCCTTCCACCTGGCCTGCATCCTGCTCATCCAGCTCCCCTACTGGAAAATCATAGGTTTCATTTAG
- the dctP gene encoding TRAP transporter substrate-binding protein DctP, which translates to MKLFRTALMAAACVGILSAPALAAYKQEYKLSVVPAATSGWGLSATYFAELVKERTNGRINIKVYPGAQLMAGKQTSELLLVRRGAIDFALASTINWSPQVQELNLTALPFFVANNPDRYKAMDAIEAGKSGKMLVDAVEKTGVKFIGWGENGFRELTTSKGPINKPSDMKGMKLRVCGTPIFADIFTALGANPQAINWSEAVTGFQQGIVDGQENPTNGINITLQIWTWHKYHTDWHYMIDPLLLTSNAKVWKSFSKEDQEIILECAKEMEKYSKALSRLGFDDGSSLEYLKSINKVPAVTDPYKTMEEKGMTVVKFTDQQVDEFYAATQSVRDKWTKEIGEELVKAAEADMKAAQ; encoded by the coding sequence ATGAAGCTTTTCCGTACCGCCCTCATGGCCGCCGCCTGTGTGGGAATCCTGTCGGCTCCGGCGCTCGCCGCCTATAAGCAGGAATACAAGCTGAGCGTGGTGCCCGCCGCCACTTCCGGCTGGGGCCTTTCCGCCACCTATTTCGCCGAGCTCGTCAAGGAACGCACGAACGGCCGCATCAACATCAAGGTGTACCCCGGCGCTCAGCTCATGGCCGGCAAGCAGACTTCCGAACTGCTGCTCGTCCGCCGCGGCGCCATCGACTTCGCGCTTGCTTCCACCATCAACTGGTCTCCCCAGGTGCAGGAACTCAATCTCACCGCTCTGCCCTTCTTCGTGGCCAACAACCCCGACCGCTACAAGGCCATGGACGCCATCGAAGCCGGCAAATCCGGCAAGATGCTCGTGGACGCCGTGGAAAAGACCGGCGTGAAGTTCATAGGCTGGGGCGAAAACGGCTTCCGTGAACTCACCACCAGCAAGGGCCCCATCAACAAGCCTTCCGACATGAAGGGCATGAAGCTGCGCGTGTGCGGCACCCCCATCTTTGCCGACATCTTCACCGCTCTCGGCGCCAACCCCCAGGCCATCAACTGGTCCGAAGCCGTGACCGGCTTCCAGCAGGGCATCGTGGACGGCCAGGAAAACCCCACCAACGGCATCAACATCACGCTGCAGATCTGGACGTGGCATAAGTATCACACCGACTGGCACTACATGATCGACCCGCTGCTGCTCACCTCCAACGCCAAGGTGTGGAAGTCCTTCTCCAAGGAAGACCAGGAAATCATTCTGGAATGCGCGAAGGAAATGGAAAAGTACAGCAAGGCCCTTTCCCGCCTCGGCTTCGACGACGGTTCCTCTCTGGAATACCTGAAGAGCATCAACAAGGTGCCCGCCGTGACCGATCCTTACAAGACCATGGAAGAAAAGGGCATGACCGTCGTGAAGTTCACCGATCAGCAGGTCGATGAATTCTATGCCGCCACCCAGAGCGTGCGCGACAAGTGGACCAAGGAAATCGGCGAAGAACTCGTGAAGGCCGCCGAGGCCGACATGAAGGCCGCCCAGTAA